From a region of the Pukyongiella litopenaei genome:
- a CDS encoding LysR family transcriptional regulator, with translation MLAKGVTLRGLEVFEALAATGSVARTAAATGMSQPSVSQHMRNLETALGMTLVDHSRRPMVLTPAGRSFLARTEKVLRELRLAQSELSVMDLSDLTSLSVGLIDDFDDDLTPRLATALADSMSNCRFRLITAPSLEIGSAMRARELNIAVAASSGELLDGVTEYQLARDPFILVAPAGITRGGDGILDDIADLPFLRYDREQLISRQIEAHLSRQQVTFEDRFEIGSHLALMAMVARRIGWTVTTPLGYMRAARFHDGMDAHPLPFGSFARTISLYAAADWADRVPREVARTMRNLLQAQMIDPAVARLPWLAGELRLIGG, from the coding sequence ATGCTGGCCAAGGGTGTGACATTGCGGGGGCTGGAAGTGTTCGAGGCACTGGCCGCGACCGGTTCGGTGGCGCGCACCGCCGCCGCCACGGGCATGTCGCAGCCTTCGGTCAGCCAGCATATGCGCAATCTCGAAACCGCGCTGGGGATGACGCTGGTGGATCATTCCCGGCGTCCGATGGTGCTCACCCCCGCCGGGCGCAGTTTTCTGGCGCGCACCGAAAAGGTGCTGCGGGAATTGCGGCTGGCGCAGAGCGAGCTCTCGGTGATGGACCTGTCCGATCTCACCTCGCTCTCGGTCGGGCTGATCGACGATTTCGACGACGACCTGACCCCGCGCCTGGCCACGGCACTGGCTGACAGCATGAGCAACTGCCGGTTTCGCCTGATCACCGCGCCCAGCCTCGAAATCGGGAGCGCGATGCGGGCGCGCGAACTGAACATCGCCGTCGCCGCCAGCAGCGGCGAGCTGCTGGACGGCGTGACCGAATACCAGCTGGCGCGAGACCCGTTCATCCTCGTGGCCCCGGCCGGCATCACGCGGGGCGGCGACGGCATCCTCGACGACATCGCCGATCTGCCGTTTCTGCGCTATGACCGCGAACAGCTGATCTCGCGCCAGATCGAGGCCCACCTGTCCCGCCAGCAGGTCACGTTCGAGGACCGGTTCGAGATCGGCAGCCACCTGGCGCTGATGGCGATGGTGGCCCGCCGGATCGGCTGGACGGTGACGACGCCGCTGGGCTACATGCGCGCGGCGCGGTTCCATGACGGCATGGACGCGCACCCGCTGCCATTCGGGTCCTTTGCCCGCACCATATCGCTCTATGCCGCCGCCGACTGGGCCGACCGGGTGCCGCGCGAGGTGGCGCGGACCATGCGCAACCTGCTGCAGGCGCAGATGATCGACCCGGCGGTGGCCCGGCTGCCCTGGCTGGCAGGTGAATTGCGGCTGATCGGCGGCTAG
- the lepA gene encoding translation elongation factor 4: MTDLAHIRNFSIVAHIDHGKSTLADRLIQETGTVKDRDMKEQLLDAMDIERERGITIKANTVRIDYRADDGQDYVLNLIDTPGHVDFAYEVSRSMRAVEGSLLVVDSTQGVEAQTLANVYQAIDADHEIVPVLNKIDLPASDCDRVAEQIEDVIGIDASGAIQVSAKTGQGIHETLEAIVTQLPAPAGDRDAPLKAMLVDSWYDAYLGVIVLVRVMDGVLKKGDRVRMMSNGSLHHVDRIGVFRPQMETIGELGPGEIGFLTASIKQVRDTSVGDTITHEKKGATEPLPGFHPSVPVVFCGLFPVDSAEFEDLRDAIEKLALNDASFSYEMETSAALGFGFRCGFLGLLHLEVIRDRIEREYGIDLITTAPSVIYHIYMRDGTMRELHNPADMPDLTHVDHLEEPRIRATILVPDDYLGDVLKLCQDRRGIQETLTYAGSRAMVVYDLPLNEVVFDFYDRLKSVTKGYASFDYQLTGYRADNLVKMQILVNDEPVDALSVMVHRDRAEMRGRAMVEKLKDLIPRHMFKIPIQAAIGGKVIARETLSALRKDVTAKCYGGDATRKRKLLEKQKAGKKKMRQFGKVDIPQEAFISALKMDS; the protein is encoded by the coding sequence ATGACCGACCTCGCTCACATCCGCAATTTCTCCATCGTCGCCCATATCGACCACGGGAAATCCACGCTCGCCGACCGGCTGATCCAGGAAACCGGGACCGTCAAGGACCGGGACATGAAGGAACAGCTGCTCGACGCGATGGATATCGAGCGCGAACGCGGCATCACCATCAAGGCCAACACCGTGCGCATCGACTATCGCGCCGATGACGGGCAGGATTATGTCCTCAACCTGATCGACACGCCGGGCCATGTCGATTTCGCCTATGAGGTCAGCCGCTCGATGCGCGCGGTCGAGGGATCGCTGCTGGTGGTCGACAGCACCCAGGGGGTCGAGGCGCAGACGCTGGCCAATGTCTACCAGGCGATCGACGCCGACCATGAAATCGTGCCGGTGCTGAACAAGATCGACCTGCCCGCCTCCGATTGCGACCGCGTGGCCGAACAGATCGAGGACGTGATCGGCATCGATGCCTCCGGCGCCATCCAGGTCAGCGCCAAGACCGGGCAGGGCATCCACGAGACGCTCGAGGCCATCGTCACCCAGCTGCCCGCGCCAGCGGGCGACCGTGACGCGCCGCTCAAGGCGATGCTGGTCGACAGCTGGTATGACGCCTATCTGGGCGTGATCGTGCTGGTGCGGGTCATGGACGGCGTCCTGAAGAAAGGCGACCGCGTGCGCATGATGTCGAACGGGTCGCTGCACCATGTGGACCGGATCGGCGTGTTCCGCCCGCAGATGGAAACCATCGGCGAACTGGGGCCGGGCGAGATCGGGTTTCTCACCGCGTCGATCAAGCAGGTGCGCGACACCTCGGTCGGCGACACCATCACCCACGAGAAGAAGGGCGCGACCGAGCCGCTGCCCGGGTTCCACCCCTCGGTGCCGGTGGTGTTCTGCGGGCTGTTCCCGGTCGATTCGGCCGAATTCGAGGATCTGCGCGACGCGATCGAGAAACTGGCGCTGAACGACGCCTCCTTCAGCTACGAGATGGAGACCTCGGCGGCGCTGGGCTTCGGTTTCCGCTGCGGGTTCCTCGGGCTGCTGCATCTCGAGGTCATCCGCGACCGGATCGAACGCGAATACGGGATCGACCTGATCACCACCGCGCCCAGCGTGATCTATCACATCTACATGCGCGACGGGACCATGCGCGAGCTGCACAACCCCGCCGACATGCCCGACCTGACCCATGTGGACCACCTCGAGGAACCCCGGATCAGGGCGACGATCCTGGTGCCCGACGACTATCTGGGCGACGTGCTGAAACTCTGCCAGGACCGCCGCGGCATCCAGGAGACCCTGACCTATGCCGGGTCGCGGGCGATGGTGGTCTATGACCTGCCGCTGAACGAGGTGGTGTTCGATTTCTACGACCGGCTGAAATCGGTGACCAAGGGCTATGCCAGTTTCGACTACCAGCTGACTGGCTACCGCGCCGACAATCTGGTCAAGATGCAAATCCTCGTGAATGACGAACCGGTCGATGCGCTGTCGGTCATGGTGCATCGCGACCGCGCCGAAATGCGCGGCCGGGCGATGGTGGAAAAGCTCAAGGACCTGATCCCGCGCCACATGTTCAAGATCCCGATCCAGGCCGCCATCGGCGGCAAGGTGATCGCCCGCGAAACCCTGTCGGCCCTGCGCAAGGACGTGACCGCCAAATGTTATGGCGGCGACGCGACGCGCAAACGCAAACTGCTGGAGAAGCAGAAGGCCGGCAAGAAGAAGATGCGCCAGTTCGGCAAGGTCGACATCCCGCAGGAGGCGTTCATCTCGGCGCTGAAGATGGACAGCTAG
- a CDS encoding alpha/beta fold hydrolase: MLNVITHGTPTDTPPLLIAHGLYGSARNWGVIAKRLSDERQVIAADMRNHGASPRFSSHGYEDMADDLAEVIDRFGGQADVLGHSMGGKAAMMLALRHGAKLRKLVVADIAPVAYTHSQLPYIHAMRAVDLSQVTRRSEAETQLAAQGVEKALQSFFTQSLDLKERRWLLNLDVLEAEMPRIMGFPQITASWDGPALFLSGADSDYIRRDHRPAIKTHFPRAGFARIPGAGHWLHADKPREFEATVRAYLNR; this comes from the coding sequence ATGCTGAACGTCATCACCCACGGAACCCCGACCGACACCCCGCCGCTGCTGATCGCCCACGGGCTCTACGGATCGGCCCGCAACTGGGGCGTGATCGCGAAACGCCTGTCGGACGAGCGCCAGGTGATCGCCGCCGACATGCGCAACCACGGCGCCAGCCCCCGGTTTTCCAGCCACGGCTACGAAGACATGGCCGACGACCTGGCCGAGGTGATCGACCGGTTCGGCGGGCAGGCGGATGTTCTGGGCCACTCGATGGGCGGCAAGGCGGCGATGATGCTGGCGCTGCGCCACGGCGCGAAACTGCGCAAGCTGGTGGTGGCCGATATCGCCCCGGTCGCCTACACCCATTCGCAACTGCCCTATATCCACGCGATGCGGGCGGTGGACCTGTCGCAGGTCACCCGCCGGTCAGAGGCCGAAACGCAACTGGCCGCGCAAGGGGTCGAGAAAGCCCTGCAGAGCTTCTTTACCCAGTCGCTCGACCTGAAGGAAAGGCGCTGGCTGCTCAATCTCGACGTGCTCGAGGCGGAGATGCCGAGGATCATGGGATTTCCGCAGATCACGGCCAGCTGGGACGGCCCGGCGCTGTTCCTGTCCGGGGCCGATTCGGATTACATCCGCCGCGACCACCGCCCCGCGATCAAGACGCATTTCCCCCGCGCCGGCTTTGCCAGGATCCCCGGCGCCGGACACTGGCTGCATGCGGACAAGCCACGGGAATTCGAGGCGACGGTGCGGGCTTACCTGAACCGGTGA
- the glyA gene encoding serine hydroxymethyltransferase gives MNAPQRDTGFFTDTLAQSDPEIFDAIQAELGRQRDEIELIASENIVSAAVMEAQGSVMTNKYAEGYPGRRYYGGCQFVDIAENLAIDRARQLFGCDFANVQPNSGSQANQGVFQALIQPGDTILGMSLDAGGHLTHGARPNQSGKWFNAVQYGVRKQDNMLDYDQVEALAMEHRPRIIIAGGSAIPRQIDFARMREIADKVGAWLHVDMAHFAGLVAAGEHPSPFPHAHVATTTTHKTLRGPRGGMILTNDESIAKKVNSAIFPGIQGGPLMHVIAAKAVAFGEALQPEFKTYIRQVVTNAQALSDQLIKGGLDTVTHGTDTHVVLVDLRPKGVKGNATETALGRAHITCNKNGVPFDPEKPTVTSGIRLGSPAGTTRGFGETEFRQIADWIIEVVDGLAANGEDGNGEVEARVKAEVADLCARFPIYPGL, from the coding sequence ATGAACGCACCCCAGCGCGACACCGGTTTCTTCACCGACACCCTCGCCCAGAGCGACCCGGAGATCTTTGACGCGATCCAGGCCGAACTGGGCCGGCAGCGCGACGAGATCGAGCTGATCGCTTCGGAAAACATCGTGTCAGCTGCGGTGATGGAAGCCCAGGGCTCGGTAATGACCAACAAATATGCCGAAGGCTATCCGGGCCGGCGCTATTATGGCGGCTGCCAGTTCGTGGACATTGCCGAGAACCTCGCCATCGACCGCGCCCGGCAACTGTTCGGCTGCGATTTCGCCAATGTGCAGCCGAATTCCGGCAGCCAGGCCAACCAGGGGGTGTTCCAGGCGCTGATCCAGCCCGGCGACACCATCCTGGGCATGAGCCTCGATGCCGGCGGCCACCTGACCCATGGCGCGCGGCCGAACCAGTCGGGCAAATGGTTCAACGCGGTGCAATACGGCGTGCGCAAGCAGGACAACATGCTGGACTATGACCAGGTCGAGGCACTGGCCATGGAACACCGGCCCCGGATCATCATCGCCGGTGGCTCGGCGATCCCGCGCCAGATCGATTTCGCCCGGATGCGCGAGATTGCCGACAAGGTGGGGGCCTGGCTGCATGTGGACATGGCCCATTTCGCCGGGCTGGTGGCGGCGGGCGAACATCCCTCGCCCTTCCCGCATGCCCATGTGGCCACCACCACCACCCACAAGACCCTGCGCGGCCCGCGCGGCGGCATGATCCTGACCAATGACGAATCCATCGCCAAGAAGGTGAACTCGGCCATCTTCCCCGGCATCCAGGGCGGCCCGCTGATGCATGTGATCGCCGCCAAGGCCGTCGCATTCGGCGAGGCGCTGCAACCGGAATTCAAGACCTATATCCGGCAGGTCGTCACCAACGCGCAGGCGCTGTCCGACCAGTTGATCAAGGGCGGGCTGGACACCGTGACCCACGGCACCGACACCCATGTGGTGCTGGTGGACCTGCGCCCCAAGGGGGTCAAGGGCAACGCCACCGAGACCGCGCTGGGCCGGGCGCATATCACCTGCAACAAGAACGGGGTGCCGTTCGACCCCGAAAAGCCGACCGTGACCAGCGGCATTCGTCTGGGCAGTCCCGCCGGCACCACCCGCGGCTTCGGCGAAACCGAGTTCCGCCAGATCGCGGACTGGATCATCGAGGTGGTCGACGGGCTGGCCGCCAATGGCGAGGACGGCAATGGCGAGGTCGAGGCCAGGGTGAAGGCCGAGGTGGCTGATCTCTGCGCCCGCTTCCCGATCTATCCCGGCCTCTGA
- a CDS encoding NAD kinase, translated as MYSRIAFLASDAPVAQTARATFVNRHGDVPPEQAEVIVALGGDGFMLRTLHATQHLDVPVYGMNRGTIGFLMNAYAESDLPERLGQAEQEVINPLAMTVMDQAGRIHEALAINEVSLLRAGPQAARLRITVDGRLRLDELVCDGALVATPAGSTAYNYSAHGPILPIGADVLALTAIAAFRPRRWRGALLPKTAQVRFDVMEADKRPVMADADSISIPDINWVEIRSEPAIKHRILFDPGHGLEERLISEQFT; from the coding sequence ATGTATTCCCGAATCGCATTCCTGGCCAGCGATGCGCCGGTCGCGCAGACCGCGCGGGCCACGTTCGTGAACCGCCACGGCGATGTGCCGCCAGAGCAGGCCGAGGTGATCGTGGCGCTGGGCGGTGACGGGTTCATGCTGCGCACGCTGCACGCGACGCAGCATCTGGACGTGCCGGTCTATGGCATGAACCGGGGCACGATCGGGTTCTTGATGAACGCCTACGCGGAATCCGACCTGCCCGAGCGGCTGGGGCAGGCCGAACAGGAGGTGATCAACCCGCTGGCGATGACCGTGATGGACCAGGCGGGCCGGATCCACGAGGCGCTAGCGATCAACGAGGTGTCGCTGCTGCGCGCGGGGCCACAGGCGGCGCGGCTCAGGATCACCGTCGACGGACGGTTGCGGCTGGACGAACTGGTTTGCGACGGGGCGCTGGTGGCGACCCCGGCGGGGTCCACCGCCTACAACTATTCCGCGCACGGGCCGATCCTGCCGATCGGCGCCGATGTGCTGGCGCTGACCGCGATCGCCGCCTTCCGCCCCCGGCGCTGGCGCGGGGCGCTGCTGCCCAAGACGGCGCAGGTGCGGTTCGACGTGATGGAGGCGGACAAGCGCCCGGTGATGGCCGATGCCGATTCCATCTCGATCCCCGATATCAACTGGGTCGAGATTCGCTCGGAACCGGCCATCAAGCACCGGATCCTGTTCGATCCCGGGCATGGGCTCGAGGAAAGGCTTATTTCCGAACAGTTTACCTGA
- a CDS encoding amidase yields the protein MGNTELWRLTATETATATRAGDVTAEAVTRAALDRMAAANPALNAVVDPLDAEALERARALDAARAGGAAPGPLHGVPVTIKINVDQKGHATSNGVVALKDLIAPDDAPLVKNLQDAGAVVIGRTNTPEFSFRADTDNPLFGRTHNPWGDHVSAGGSSGGAGAAVMAGIGALAHGNDIGGSLRFPAAANGAVTVKPGLGRIAAWNPSQTAERGMLAQAMSVQGLLTRCAEDLHLSMPTMIAPDPRDPFHVPLPWRGEASDGPIRVGFTRDTFGFDLHPEVALALDAARDALRDAGYTVEEIDPPAMPETGSDGYRALMGEVKALMGPDIRANGSATINAIFDEYFDQFTPFEGTDLLRMMARRSHYAREWSLFLDRYPLVLCPFLPQPFFAPDRDVQGAEGVREVLGSAIWSYAMNFVGLPAGCVPARLSELSAGPQPISVQIVGRRWREDLVVDACAAVEQRLGRMCDALWARMG from the coding sequence ATGGGCAACACCGAACTCTGGCGGCTGACCGCCACCGAAACCGCAACTGCAACCCGCGCGGGCGATGTCACCGCCGAGGCCGTCACCCGCGCGGCCCTGGACCGGATGGCGGCGGCCAACCCGGCGCTGAACGCGGTGGTCGATCCGCTCGATGCCGAGGCGCTGGAACGCGCCCGCGCACTGGACGCGGCGCGGGCCGGCGGGGCCGCCCCCGGCCCGCTGCACGGCGTACCGGTCACGATCAAGATCAACGTCGACCAGAAGGGCCATGCGACCTCGAACGGGGTGGTGGCGCTGAAGGATCTGATTGCGCCGGATGACGCCCCGCTGGTGAAGAACCTGCAGGATGCGGGTGCGGTGGTGATCGGGCGCACCAACACGCCGGAATTCTCGTTTCGCGCCGATACCGACAACCCGCTGTTCGGGCGCACGCACAACCCCTGGGGCGATCATGTCTCGGCCGGCGGGTCGTCGGGCGGCGCGGGCGCGGCGGTGATGGCGGGCATCGGCGCGCTGGCGCACGGCAACGACATCGGCGGCTCGCTGCGGTTTCCCGCCGCCGCCAACGGCGCGGTCACGGTCAAACCCGGCCTGGGCCGGATCGCGGCGTGGAACCCGTCGCAGACGGCCGAACGCGGCATGCTGGCCCAGGCGATGTCGGTGCAGGGGCTGCTGACCCGCTGCGCCGAGGACCTGCACCTGTCGATGCCGACGATGATCGCGCCCGACCCGCGCGATCCGTTCCATGTTCCCCTGCCCTGGCGCGGCGAGGCATCGGACGGGCCGATTCGCGTCGGTTTCACGCGCGACACCTTTGGTTTCGACCTCCACCCCGAGGTGGCGCTGGCGCTGGACGCGGCGCGCGATGCCCTGCGCGATGCCGGATATACCGTCGAGGAAATCGACCCCCCCGCCATGCCCGAAACCGGCAGCGACGGCTATCGCGCGCTCATGGGCGAGGTGAAAGCGCTGATGGGGCCGGACATCCGGGCCAATGGCTCGGCCACGATCAACGCCATCTTCGACGAGTATTTCGACCAGTTTACCCCGTTCGAAGGCACCGACCTGTTGCGCATGATGGCCCGGCGCAGCCACTATGCGCGGGAATGGTCGCTGTTCCTGGATCGCTATCCGCTGGTGCTGTGTCCGTTCCTGCCACAACCCTTCTTTGCGCCCGACCGTGACGTGCAGGGCGCCGAGGGCGTGCGCGAGGTGCTGGGCAGCGCGATCTGGTCCTACGCGATGAACTTCGTGGGGTTGCCGGCGGGTTGCGTGCCCGCGCGCCTGTCCGAACTCTCGGCCGGGCCGCAGCCGATCAGCGTGCAAATCGTGGGCCGGCGCTGGCGCGAGGACCTGGTGGTCGATGCCTGCGCCGCCGTCGAACAACGGCTGGGCCGGATGTGCGACGCGCTGTGGGCGCGGATGGGCTGA